In Metopolophium dirhodum isolate CAU chromosome 7, ASM1992520v1, whole genome shotgun sequence, one genomic interval encodes:
- the LOC132948074 gene encoding probable phospholipid-transporting ATPase IIB isoform X3, whose amino-acid sequence MTEEKKSKLRFCQWIWQKCFRKKELTSRTIVIGKQSTEKYSPNVIRNQKYTIITFLPKVLYQQFKFFLNLYFLLMAMSQFVPELRLGYLYTYWGPLIFVLAVTLFREGVDDIRRWQRDEEVNSQKYKRLIRGKDHNIGTEYVSSSKLKVGDLVLVEKDQRVPADMVLLRTTEKSGACFVRTDQMDGETDWKLRLAIGDTQKLDCDARLFDITATIFAEKPQRDIHSFIGTFRRQDNGEEVSLDVENTLWANCVVANGSALGAVVYTGAETRSVMNNSQPRSKVGLLDIEINQLTKLLFCAVVGLAFVMMCLKGFSGPWYRYMFRFVLLFSYIIPISLRVNLDMGKAFYSWSMQRDEEMPDTVVRCTTIPEELGRISYLFSDKTGTLTQNSMVFKRLHLGTVSYGAESFDQVAEQLKMTFCGAVEPTHNRNLSQGSTSFKIRRSEQTRLHDAVKAIALCHNVTPVIENNVQGNITDSPVELRSEADQHYIKESLLSRSQCTYQASSPDEIALVKWTEDVGLAVIKRDLTSLQLRTSAGDILNYTILQMFPFTSETKRMGIIVKDVASGDITFYLKGADVVMSSIVQYTDWLEEECGNMAREGLRTLVVARKNLTEEQYLEFESRLNSARLAVTGRAQRVATVVDTLEREMELLCVTGVEDKLQVNVRRTLELLGNAGIKIWMLTGDKQETATCIAKSSRLVSRTQELFIFNPVHTRTEAHQQLNAFRKKQDCALVITGDSLEICLQYYQTELLDVACRSPAVICCRCSPTQKAQIVTLIKAHTGKRTAAVGDGGNDVSMIQAADTGIGIAGVEGRQASLAADFSVPQFSHLSRLLMVHGRYSYKRSASLSQFVIHRGLIISTMQAIFSAVFYFSSVTLYQGFLMIGYATLYTMFPVFSLVLDKDVLSKIALTYPELYKELSKGRSLSYKTFFIWVLISIYQGGVIMYGALFLFEDEFIHIVAISFTALILTELIMVALTVRTWHYLMLLAELFSLAVYILSLILLKDYFDSHFIQTESFLWKVTVITLVSCLPLYILKFLRKKFSPPSYSKLS is encoded by the exons aTGACAGAAgagaaaaaaagtaaattaag ATTTTGCCAATGGATTTGGCAAAAATGTTTCCGCAAGAAGGAACTTACTTCACGTACTATTGTCATTGGGAAACAAAGCACCGAAAAGTATTCCCCAAATGTCATACGCAATCAGAAGTACACCATAATAACATTCCTCCCAAAG GTGCTCTATCAACAGTTCAAATTctttttgaatctttattttcTTCTGATGGCTATGAGTCAATTTGTACCTGAACTAAGATTAGGATACCTCTATACATATTGGGGACCACTG ATATTTGTATTGGCTGTCACATTATTTCGTGAAGGTGTTGATGATATTCGAAGGTGGCAACGAGATGAAGAAGTAAATTCACAAAAATACAAACGTCTAATACGTGGTAAAGATCACAATATTGGTACAGAGTATGTATCATCGTCAAAACTCAAAGTTGGAGACTTA gtgCTAGTAGAAAAAGATCAAAGAGTCCCAGCTGATATGGTGTTATTAAGAACTACTGAAAAATCTGGTGCTTGTTTTGTACGAACTGATCAAATGGATGGAGAAACTGATTGGAAATTACGTCTTGCTATTGGAGACACTCAAAAATTAGATTGTGATGCACGTTTGTTTGATATTACAGCTACTATTTTTGCTGAAAAACCTCAAAGAGATATTCACAGTTTCATAGGAACATTTAGAAGA cAAGATAATGGGGAAGAAGTGAGTCTTGATGTAGAAAATACATTATGGGCTAACTGTGTTGTAGCTAATGGTTCAGCACTTGGTGCTGTTGTTTACACTGGTGCTGAAACCAGGTCTGTTATGAATAATTCTCAGCCTCGAAGTAAAGTTGGACTCTTGGATATAGAAATTAATCAGTTAACTAAG ctACTTTTTTGTGCTGTGGTTGGTCTGGCCTTTGTAATGATGTGTTTAAAAGGTTTCAGTGGTCCATGGTATCGTTACATGTTCAGATTTGTATTACTATTCTCATACATTATACCAATCAG TTTGAGGGTAAATTTGGACATGGGTAAAGCATTCTATTCATGGTCTATGCAAAGAGATGAAGAAATGCCAGATACAGTAGTAAGATGTACAACAATTCCAGAAGAACTGGGCCGGATATCATACTTATTTTCAGATAAAACTGGGACACTTACTCAAAATTCAATGGTATTTAAACGACTTCATTTAGGGACTGTTTCTTATGGTGCTGAGTCTTTTGACCAG gtTGCTGAACAACTAAAAATGACCTTCTGTGGAGCAGTTGAGCCCACACATAATCGTAATTTGTCTCAGGGTTCGACATCATTTAAGATAAGACGCTCTGAGCAAACTCGTCTTCATGATGCTGTTAAAGCTATAGCGCTGTGTCATAATGTGACTCctgttattgaaaataatgttcAGGGCAAtat tACTGATAGTCCAGTCGAACTCAGGTCTGAAGCTGATCAACACTATATTAAAGAAAGTCTACTTTCTCGTTCACAGTGTACTTATCAAGCTTCTAGTCCTGACGAG ATTGCATTAGTAAAGTGGACTGAAGATGTAGGTTTAGCTGTAATAAAGAGAGATTTGACATCACTTCAATTACGTACATCTGCTGGAGATATActcaattatacaatattacaaatgtTTCCATTCACATCAGAAACCAAACGAATGGGAATAATTGTTAAAGATGTTGCCTCTGGAGATATTACATTCTATTTAAAAGGAGCGGATGTAGTTATGTCATCTATTGTTCAATACACTGACTGGTTGGAAGAAGAATGTGGAAATATGGCACGAGAAGGTTTACGTACATTGGTAGTGGctcgaaaaaatttaactgaagaACAGTACTTGGAATTTGAA TCTCGTTTGAATTCAGCAAGGTTAGCTGTGACAGGCCGTGCTCAACGAGTAGCAACTGTTGTGGACACTCTAGAACGTGAAATGGAGTTATTGTGTGTAACAGGGGTGGAAGATAAACTTCAAGTAAATGTTCGTAGAACCTTAGAATTATTGGGCAATGCAGGAATTAAA atatggATGTTAACTGGAGATAAGCAAGAAACTGCCACTTGTATTGCTAAAAGTTCTCGTCTTGTTTCAAGAACTcaggaattatttatttttaacccaGTACATACGAGAACTGAAGCACATCAGCAATTAAATGCTTTTAGGAAAAAACAAGATTGCGCTCTTGTTATTACTGGAGATTCATTGgaa ATATGTCTACAGTATTATCAAACAGAATTACTGGATGTTGCCTGCCGAAGTCCAGCTGTAATTTGCTGTCGATGTTCTCCTACCCAAAAAGCACAAATTGTCACTCTAATTAAAGCACATACTGGAAAAAGAACGGCTGCTGTTGGTGATGGAGGAAATGATGTTTCGATGATTCAGGCGGCTGACAcgg ggaTTGGTATTGCTGGTGTTGAAGGTCGTCAAGCATCTTTAGCTGCAGACTTTTCAGTACCACAATTTTCACACCTTTCTAGACTACTCATGGTACATGGTCGATACAGTTATAAAAGATCTGCCTCACTTAGCCAATTTGTCATCCATAGAGGTCTTATCATATCTACTATGCAAGCAATATTTTCAGCTGTATTTTACTTCTCATCAGTAACACTGTATCAAGGGTTCCTTATGATTGG ATATGCAACACTGTACACCATGTTCCCTGTATTTTCCTTGGTACTTGATAAAGATGTACTGTCTAAAATTGCATTAACTTACCCTGAACTCTATAAAGAACTGAGCAAAGGACGGTCGTTatcttataaaacatttttcatttgggttttaataagcatttatcAAG GTGGTGTAATAATGTATGGAGCATTGTTTCTATTTGAAGATGAATTCATTCACATTGTTGCCATTAGTTTCACAGCTTTAATTCTC